In one bacterium genomic region, the following are encoded:
- a CDS encoding DUF348 domain-containing protein gives MERAGIQRSAAIVATVVTVLAVSLALTAQTKHSFRVFADEKRVVQIYVDGAQRNVVSSGSTVKDILIENGVEVGRGDVVEPELDTVVDQPNYNINVYRAAPAVVVDSGKFTQVVTGYRSARKIAAAAGVTLYPEDKAELEQVHDFQPSRTLGYKVVVDRAVPVQLVVSGELYNIRTQSSTVGELLSEKKVEYSPEDLQGMTAETPLTPGARVVLSKIVQETQVVLEDIAPATQTIYDANMEAGKSETRRSGVAGRKQVTYLVEKTPGQPDKRSVLDEKILVASIDTIVVRGTKIPVRSGQPSPEQWAQLRFCEAGGNYANKRNPLYRGAYQFNYSTWNNYGGYYDPADAPPEVQDAAAQALYARRGAQPWPVCGRYLR, from the coding sequence TTGGAGCGTGCAGGGATCCAGCGCTCAGCCGCAATTGTTGCTACCGTTGTTACAGTGCTGGCTGTCAGTCTAGCTTTAACCGCTCAAACTAAGCATAGTTTTCGGGTATTTGCTGATGAAAAACGGGTGGTGCAAATTTACGTGGATGGCGCACAGCGTAATGTGGTTTCGAGTGGCTCGACAGTGAAGGATATACTAATTGAAAATGGTGTTGAAGTAGGGCGTGGTGATGTGGTGGAGCCTGAGCTAGATACGGTGGTTGATCAGCCAAACTATAACATCAATGTTTATCGAGCTGCCCCTGCAGTGGTAGTGGATAGTGGCAAGTTTACTCAGGTTGTGACTGGTTATCGCTCGGCCCGCAAGATAGCCGCCGCCGCCGGTGTTACTCTGTACCCAGAAGATAAGGCTGAGCTCGAGCAGGTACATGATTTTCAGCCTAGTCGAACTCTAGGGTATAAGGTGGTGGTAGATCGTGCTGTGCCGGTACAATTAGTGGTTTCTGGTGAGCTATATAATATTCGAACTCAGTCTAGTACGGTAGGTGAATTATTAAGTGAGAAGAAAGTTGAATATAGCCCCGAAGATTTACAGGGTATGACTGCCGAAACCCCACTTACGCCTGGTGCTCGGGTGGTCCTATCGAAGATAGTTCAGGAAACACAGGTGGTGCTTGAGGATATAGCGCCGGCTACTCAGACTATTTATGATGCCAATATGGAGGCTGGTAAGAGTGAAACGCGTCGATCGGGAGTGGCTGGTCGTAAGCAGGTGACATATTTGGTGGAAAAGACTCCTGGCCAGCCCGATAAGCGTAGTGTCCTAGATGAGAAAATCTTGGTTGCATCCATTGATACTATTGTAGTGCGCGGTACAAAGATTCCGGTTCGAAGTGGTCAGCCGTCACCCGAACAGTGGGCTCAGTTACGTTTTTGCGAGGCTGGCGGAAATTACGCTAATAAGCGCAATCCATTATATCGTGGTGCCTATCAGTTTAATTACAGTACTTGGAATAATTATGGTGGTTATTACGATCCGGCTGATGCTCCGCCAGAGGTTCAAGATGCAGCCGCTCAAGCTCTTTATGCACGACGTGGCGCTCAGCCTTGGCCAGTCTGTGGACGCTATTTGCGCTAG
- the rsmA gene encoding ribosomal RNA small subunit methyltransferase A, which translates to MDRSQLKILLTKYDIRPNKGLGQHFLHDESVIHDMLEVADIRGADTVLEVGPGLGVLTSALVQRAGQVVVFELDEKLADIIESQGAENLTVVRGDALELPLPPRGTALPYKVVANIPYSITGALIRRLITSPSGPISMTLLMQKEVAERMCAKPGQMSALSVAVQLHGRAQIVRLVPPESFWPAPKVDSAVVHVDLSDDLTLDVNERDFMRLVKFGFSQKRKQLKNTLAAGLRVEPAEIEKRLLKLGLSATVRAQELSMEEWKRLYDVFANS; encoded by the coding sequence ATGGATAGGTCTCAGTTAAAAATATTACTGACAAAGTATGACATTCGCCCCAACAAAGGTTTAGGCCAGCATTTTCTGCATGATGAGTCGGTTATCCACGATATGTTGGAGGTGGCCGATATTCGAGGCGCGGATACAGTTTTGGAAGTAGGGCCAGGCCTTGGGGTGCTAACCAGTGCGCTGGTGCAAAGGGCAGGGCAGGTGGTAGTTTTTGAGCTAGATGAAAAACTGGCGGATATTATCGAGTCGCAAGGGGCAGAAAACCTTACCGTAGTACGCGGCGATGCGCTGGAATTACCACTCCCCCCGCGGGGGACTGCTCTCCCCTATAAGGTTGTGGCGAATATCCCCTACTCCATTACCGGTGCGTTGATTCGCCGCCTCATTACTTCCCCATCCGGCCCAATTTCCATGACACTTTTGATGCAGAAGGAAGTGGCCGAGCGAATGTGTGCCAAACCGGGACAGATGAGTGCTCTCTCAGTGGCGGTGCAGTTGCATGGTCGGGCTCAGATTGTACGATTGGTGCCACCAGAGAGTTTTTGGCCAGCCCCAAAAGTGGATTCGGCAGTGGTGCATGTTGATCTTTCAGATGACTTAACACTAGATGTGAACGAGCGAGATTTTATGCGGCTCGTAAAATTTGGCTTCTCGCAAAAGCGTAAACAGCTTAAGAATACGCTGGCGGCGGGGTTACGCGTTGAGCCAGCGGAAATTGAAAAAAGGTTACTCAAGCTTGGCTTGTCTGCTACGGTGCGAGCTCAGGAGCTGTCGATGGAGGAGTGGAAGCGACTTTACGACGTATTCGCAAATTCGTAG
- the typA gene encoding translational GTPase TypA encodes MYDAQHIRNIAIVAHVDHGKTTLVDGLLKQSKTFADHQAEMQQTTILDSGDLERERGITITAKTTAVEYQGTKINIIDTPGHADFSGEVERTLSMADGVILVVDAQEGPMPQTKFVLTRALKLGLTPIVVINKIDKRDQRVKEVEDEIGHLFLDLATSDDQLDYPTYYAIGREGKAWTSMPNNPSANADLTPVFEAIIEYIPAPKVEAGKPFQMLVTSLAWDSYQGKYAIGRIQRGQIKAGDVIVRIATDGTEHKTKVDKIFVSRGLERVEVTSANAGEIAQLTGIADAHIGETLADINEPTALPVMEIEAPTLQIALSPNTSPFAGKEGKFTTSRQIAGRLQKELETNVSLRVEEQGTTFLVSGRGELHLSVLIETLRREGYEFEVGRPTVVYKEENGKKLEPIEELMVEVPEEFTGTVNAELGRRRAELKDMQPTTKGVTQLVFHLPTRALLGLRNLLLTATKGTVIMNSLLIGYEPVGAPLAKLRNGVLVSAENGNAVTYSLKTVEERGTAFIGPGTKVYEGMIIGLNRRSDDMEINVCKEKKLTNVRASSTDMTTQLTPFTELSLEEALDFIENDELLEVTPESIRMRKRFLKAGERKKAAKS; translated from the coding sequence ATGTACGACGCTCAACACATTCGCAACATTGCCATAGTCGCCCACGTAGACCATGGTAAAACCACCCTGGTGGATGGCCTATTAAAACAATCTAAAACCTTCGCCGACCACCAAGCCGAGATGCAGCAAACTACTATTTTAGACTCTGGCGATCTAGAGCGTGAGCGTGGCATCACTATTACTGCTAAAACTACCGCTGTGGAGTATCAAGGCACCAAAATTAACATTATTGACACTCCTGGACACGCTGATTTTTCCGGTGAAGTTGAGCGGACTCTTTCCATGGCCGATGGAGTTATCTTAGTTGTTGACGCTCAAGAAGGGCCAATGCCCCAAACCAAATTCGTTCTCACTCGCGCCCTCAAGCTCGGACTTACACCCATTGTAGTAATTAATAAAATTGATAAGCGCGACCAGCGCGTTAAAGAGGTGGAAGATGAAATTGGTCATCTATTTTTAGACTTAGCTACTTCCGACGATCAGCTTGATTATCCAACTTATTATGCTATTGGGCGAGAAGGGAAAGCCTGGACCTCCATGCCCAACAACCCATCAGCTAATGCTGACCTCACGCCTGTTTTTGAAGCCATCATCGAGTACATTCCAGCTCCAAAAGTGGAGGCTGGCAAGCCGTTTCAAATGCTGGTGACTTCTTTAGCTTGGGATTCGTACCAGGGCAAATATGCAATTGGCCGAATTCAACGGGGCCAGATAAAGGCTGGTGATGTCATAGTTCGTATTGCCACCGACGGAACCGAGCACAAGACTAAGGTTGATAAAATCTTTGTTTCTCGTGGGCTTGAACGCGTGGAAGTAACCTCCGCCAATGCCGGAGAAATCGCCCAGCTAACCGGCATTGCCGACGCTCACATTGGTGAAACATTGGCCGATATAAATGAGCCAACTGCCCTTCCAGTGATGGAAATTGAAGCCCCTACCCTGCAGATTGCCCTCTCGCCGAACACTTCACCATTTGCCGGCAAGGAAGGTAAATTTACCACCTCGCGCCAGATTGCCGGGCGCCTGCAGAAAGAACTCGAAACCAACGTCAGCTTACGAGTTGAAGAACAGGGTACCACTTTCCTCGTTTCAGGACGTGGTGAACTCCATCTCTCGGTACTAATTGAAACACTCCGGCGTGAGGGCTACGAGTTTGAGGTTGGTCGTCCAACCGTGGTGTACAAAGAAGAAAATGGCAAAAAACTCGAACCCATCGAAGAGCTGATGGTGGAAGTACCGGAAGAATTTACCGGCACGGTGAATGCCGAACTCGGTCGTCGTCGGGCTGAATTAAAAGACATGCAACCCACCACCAAGGGCGTGACACAACTCGTCTTCCACCTGCCGACTCGCGCGCTTTTGGGCTTGCGCAACTTACTCCTCACTGCCACCAAGGGTACGGTAATTATGAACAGCCTACTTATTGGCTATGAGCCTGTTGGCGCCCCGCTGGCTAAGCTCCGTAATGGTGTTTTGGTATCGGCCGAAAACGGCAATGCAGTGACCTACTCCTTAAAAACCGTCGAGGAACGTGGCACAGCTTTTATCGGTCCGGGCACTAAAGTGTACGAAGGCATGATAATTGGCCTCAACCGCCGTTCTGATGATATGGAAATTAATGTTTGCAAAGAAAAGAAGCTAACCAACGTGCGTGCCAGCTCGACCGACATGACCACGCAACTCACACCTTTCACAGAGCTTTCGCTCGAAGAGGCGCTAGATTTTATTGAAAATGATGAACTCCTCGAAGTCACTCCAGAGTCTATTCGTATGCGCAAGCGTTTTCTCAAAGCTGGCGAACGCAAGAAGGCCGCAAAGAGCTAA
- a CDS encoding UvrD-helicase domain-containing protein → MHALLQDLNEAQREGVLTVDGPVLMLAGAGSGKTKTLTHRIAYLVEEKKIHPSNILAVTFTNKAATEMRQRINSLLGRDSDDRSYLPFLGTFHSIAVRILRREAMQIGYPQSFVIYDEADAQAVVKLVCKDLGIEEKVFSPQAIRSAISSAKNELILPGEYAKLAQGRMQETAARVYPEYRRRLRENGAMDFDDIIMQTVRLFEENTEVLERYQKQFAYILVDEYQDTNHAQYRLIQMLAVAHNNICVVGDDWQCIPTGSQIETKTGWKAIEQVAQGDEVRSASGHGNTQFFSVQKRKRFKYSGELIKIMTESGKLLRITPNHILFARWGMTESYFVYLMYAQQFGFRIGIARGTRFDGKKYDTGLRVRANQERADSMWVLAVTQNRSDAILQESLLAYKYGIPMMVFHALPNRSMSLSQQQINTLYQEIDTTERAKSLMADFRLDYDYPHFSPQATTRGEQSRVNVNLVLFGDKRVSRISPWSASRLSVNTTSKIALEILTQAGLRVRSGRAGTHRAEIHSLDYGSLEATLLSFANPAMRVTKYGFLTAQKFSFMLAGQVYKDMVLPTLNARGQLIDDRIVKVERESYQGFVYDLDISKVHNYIVDGVAVHNSIYSWRGANYENILNFESDYPNAKVIKLEQNYRSTQHILDAAHSVITKNTVRTDKQLFTQLGQGEKIIIQQVADEQAEGQFVIQAIDKLVAEQGYKYSDCAVLYRTNAQSRSLEESFLRYNMPYQIVGGLRFYERKEIKDTLAYMRFVANPQDTVSWRRIVNVPARGLGDKSLAVMSDYASLHDLDILTACASAGEIPGLTPKAKAAFEGFATLIHDFRESSERLPVAELAELILKKTGYLDALNDGSLTAGDRIENVQEFLGVARGFGTTALEEFLSEISLVTDLDGWETSTDAVTLMTLHAAKGLEFRVVFMIGMEEGILPHSRTLFEPAELEEERRLCYVGMTRARERLYLTHATMRLLYGSTQRNTISRFIMEIPPDYSEAGLIIGGHRLGVGLPRFGSDKNRDAGYRSDPFPDELEHVVELEIGDTVEHAMFGVGKVLDIEDHDVQVSFERVGIKRLNLNFAPLKKL, encoded by the coding sequence ATGCACGCACTCTTGCAGGATTTGAATGAGGCCCAGCGCGAAGGGGTTTTAACGGTTGATGGCCCGGTATTAATGCTAGCCGGGGCAGGTTCTGGTAAAACTAAGACGCTGACTCATCGCATAGCTTATTTGGTGGAAGAAAAGAAAATACATCCATCCAATATTTTGGCGGTTACTTTTACCAATAAGGCGGCAACGGAGATGCGTCAACGGATTAATAGCCTATTGGGTCGAGACAGTGATGACCGGAGTTATCTGCCTTTTTTGGGGACTTTCCACTCGATTGCTGTTCGAATATTGCGTCGGGAGGCTATGCAGATTGGCTATCCGCAGAGCTTTGTTATTTATGATGAGGCCGATGCACAGGCGGTGGTGAAGCTGGTTTGTAAAGATCTGGGCATTGAAGAAAAAGTCTTTTCTCCGCAGGCCATTCGCTCAGCCATTTCATCGGCTAAGAATGAGCTGATTTTACCTGGCGAATACGCTAAGCTTGCTCAAGGCAGAATGCAGGAGACAGCTGCGCGAGTCTATCCAGAGTATCGACGCCGTTTGCGTGAGAATGGCGCGATGGATTTTGACGATATTATTATGCAAACAGTGCGACTGTTTGAGGAAAATACTGAAGTTTTGGAGCGCTACCAGAAGCAGTTTGCCTATATTTTAGTAGACGAGTATCAAGATACAAACCATGCCCAATATCGTCTTATCCAAATGTTAGCAGTGGCTCACAACAATATTTGCGTAGTTGGCGATGACTGGCAATGTATTCCGACCGGCAGTCAGATTGAGACCAAGACTGGCTGGAAGGCGATTGAGCAAGTGGCGCAAGGGGACGAGGTGCGATCGGCAAGTGGGCATGGGAATACTCAGTTCTTTTCGGTACAGAAAAGAAAGCGGTTTAAATATTCTGGAGAACTCATCAAGATTATGACTGAGTCGGGTAAACTGCTACGGATAACGCCGAACCATATTTTGTTTGCTCGCTGGGGTATGACCGAATCGTATTTTGTGTACTTAATGTATGCACAGCAGTTTGGGTTTCGTATTGGTATAGCTCGAGGAACACGGTTTGACGGCAAGAAGTACGATACCGGCCTGAGGGTGCGAGCCAATCAAGAACGAGCGGATAGTATGTGGGTTTTAGCCGTTACGCAAAACCGATCTGATGCGATACTGCAAGAGTCTTTGCTGGCCTATAAATACGGCATACCAATGATGGTCTTTCATGCCTTGCCAAATCGCTCGATGAGCCTATCGCAACAGCAGATCAATACGTTGTATCAAGAGATTGACACAACCGAGAGGGCTAAGTCACTTATGGCAGATTTTAGATTGGATTATGATTATCCGCATTTTTCACCACAGGCTACAACTCGAGGCGAGCAGAGCCGCGTAAATGTTAATTTGGTGCTTTTTGGGGATAAGCGAGTTAGTCGGATAAGCCCATGGTCGGCCAGCCGGCTATCGGTGAATACCACAAGCAAAATTGCTCTAGAGATTCTTACTCAGGCTGGTTTACGGGTAAGGTCTGGCAGAGCCGGCACACATCGAGCAGAAATACATAGTCTGGACTATGGCTCTCTCGAGGCCACCCTACTTAGTTTTGCGAACCCAGCTATGCGGGTAACAAAATATGGTTTTCTGACAGCCCAAAAATTTTCCTTTATGTTGGCTGGTCAGGTATATAAGGACATGGTTTTGCCAACTCTCAACGCTCGTGGCCAGCTCATTGACGATCGTATTGTCAAGGTGGAGCGTGAATCATACCAAGGATTTGTTTACGACTTGGATATTAGCAAAGTGCATAATTATATAGTAGATGGGGTGGCTGTGCATAATTCAATTTACTCGTGGCGGGGCGCAAATTATGAGAATATATTAAATTTTGAGTCAGACTATCCGAACGCTAAAGTCATCAAGCTGGAACAGAATTACCGTTCTACCCAGCACATATTAGATGCTGCCCATTCGGTTATTACTAAAAATACAGTACGTACCGATAAGCAACTCTTTACTCAACTGGGCCAGGGTGAAAAAATTATTATTCAGCAGGTTGCGGATGAGCAGGCTGAAGGGCAGTTTGTTATTCAGGCGATCGATAAGTTGGTGGCCGAGCAGGGTTATAAGTATTCTGATTGTGCAGTATTGTATCGCACAAACGCTCAGTCACGCAGTTTGGAAGAATCATTTTTACGCTACAATATGCCGTATCAAATCGTTGGTGGTCTGCGTTTCTATGAGCGTAAAGAGATTAAAGACACCTTGGCTTATATGCGATTTGTGGCTAACCCACAGGACACCGTGAGTTGGCGCCGGATTGTAAATGTGCCAGCTCGGGGGCTGGGGGATAAGTCTCTGGCGGTAATGAGTGATTATGCGTCTTTGCACGATCTAGATATCCTCACGGCTTGTGCCAGTGCTGGAGAAATTCCAGGCCTAACACCAAAAGCCAAAGCAGCTTTCGAGGGGTTTGCTACTCTCATCCATGATTTTCGGGAGTCTTCGGAGCGTTTGCCGGTAGCTGAGCTAGCTGAGTTAATTTTGAAAAAAACTGGCTATTTAGATGCGCTTAATGACGGATCTTTAACGGCTGGTGATCGAATTGAAAACGTGCAGGAATTTCTGGGCGTGGCACGTGGCTTTGGCACTACGGCACTGGAGGAGTTTTTGTCGGAAATTTCACTCGTAACCGACTTGGACGGATGGGAGACGAGTACTGATGCGGTTACTCTTATGACGTTGCATGCCGCCAAAGGGCTGGAGTTTCGAGTGGTGTTTATGATTGGTATGGAGGAGGGAATTCTTCCGCATTCCCGCACTTTATTTGAACCGGCCGAGCTAGAGGAAGAGCGACGACTTTGCTATGTGGGAATGACCAGGGCTCGTGAGCGTTTATACCTCACACATGCCACGATGCGTTTATTGTATGGCTCCACTCAGCGCAATACTATCTCGCGCTTTATTATGGAGATTCCACCAGATTACTCAGAGGCCGGCTTAATTATTGGGGGTCATAGACTGGGGGTTGGTTTGCCAAGATTTGGTTCAGATAAGAATCGTGATGCTGGCTACCGAAGTGACCCGTTTCCAGATGAGCTGGAGCATGTAGTGGAGCTGGAAATTGGTGACACAGTGGAGCACGCCATGTTTGGGGTGGGGAAGGTGTTAGACATTGAAGATCATGATGTGCAGGTCTCGTTTGAGCGAGTGGGGATTAAGCGTTTGAATTTAAATTTTGCACCGTTGAAAAAACTTTAG
- a CDS encoding transglutaminase family protein: MSKRFRWLPLAVIFFLIIGILLVARHSQAAADFTYDIDLNYKLQDSGTTTVVAKYKVTYNRPDKILDLIRISAPTNDVQNLQATYPSGEKIATKAEQKSSNSLGYNYDYKEITVDFNTRDATTTALEFVVSYDTAELMDVKGSSRTLYVPSLAQIGADENYTVSVSVPQDFGKVFSTGVAPELNGVDGDLVRYTFPKTADLKRSVSLLFGESTIYEANFAFPLNNNTSQTKRYTVALPPDTSSQKIFIKSLSPEPVATRLDGDGNVLADYDVPAQTKVVVNTDIAAQINYLEYNLSASGSMADIPTEIAQKYTKQTQYWQSTSPQLQVKAAQAVAGTDKVIDKVRNLYKLTVDTLSYNNEKIRYNIRQGSDKALANPDNAVCLEYSDLLVALLRSQNIPARMPVGYAYAGNLKQSKAVADSLHSWVEVYVPGIGWMNLDPTWGEKFDNFGKSDLDHFTFALWGERDDTPSAVMVGRQDMNYQYENTTISYAESFPDADRTGTAEVSSYVIFPGLSVSHYAVMAPQNVAGDNYVAQIKHGGDTNNVNLGSLAPRQQFNQNIAVWGGEYAKTAELLFVQKSNGGDTVLAVSTGPAQWWPFIVICIVISGIIGLILIKLRFRKRPVDDLADKREYMAKIIAESKSQDYMPPQTTVENPVDHDQSNPK; this comes from the coding sequence ATGTCTAAGCGCTTTCGCTGGTTACCTCTTGCGGTAATATTTTTTCTGATAATTGGTATCTTGTTAGTTGCTCGCCATTCTCAGGCGGCGGCTGATTTTACTTATGATATTGACCTCAACTATAAGCTGCAAGATTCTGGCACCACCACGGTGGTAGCAAAATATAAAGTTACTTATAATCGGCCAGATAAAATACTGGATCTGATTCGTATTTCAGCCCCAACTAATGATGTGCAAAATCTCCAGGCCACCTACCCTTCGGGCGAGAAGATAGCTACCAAAGCCGAGCAGAAATCCAGCAATAGTCTAGGCTATAACTACGATTATAAGGAAATTACAGTAGACTTTAATACGCGGGACGCAACAACTACGGCGCTGGAGTTTGTGGTCAGCTATGACACGGCGGAGCTGATGGATGTAAAGGGTTCTTCGCGCACACTATATGTACCGTCGTTGGCACAAATTGGAGCTGACGAGAACTATACCGTTAGTGTTTCGGTGCCTCAGGATTTTGGAAAGGTATTTTCAACTGGTGTAGCACCCGAGCTTAATGGTGTAGATGGTGATCTGGTGCGCTACACTTTTCCCAAGACGGCCGATTTAAAACGTTCGGTTTCGTTATTATTTGGCGAATCGACCATTTATGAGGCTAATTTTGCTTTTCCGCTCAATAATAATACTTCGCAAACTAAGCGTTACACAGTTGCTCTCCCACCCGATACGAGCTCACAAAAGATATTCATTAAGAGTCTATCGCCAGAACCAGTTGCCACTCGATTAGATGGTGATGGCAATGTGCTAGCTGATTACGATGTGCCGGCCCAAACTAAAGTGGTGGTAAATACTGATATTGCAGCCCAAATTAATTACTTGGAATATAATTTATCGGCCAGTGGGAGTATGGCTGATATTCCGACAGAAATAGCTCAAAAATACACCAAACAGACTCAGTATTGGCAGAGCACCAGCCCACAGCTGCAGGTAAAGGCAGCTCAGGCGGTGGCTGGTACGGATAAGGTGATTGATAAGGTGCGCAACCTCTATAAGCTAACGGTGGATACCTTGAGCTACAATAATGAAAAGATTCGCTACAATATCCGACAGGGTAGCGATAAGGCCTTAGCTAACCCAGATAATGCCGTTTGCCTAGAATATTCAGATTTGTTGGTTGCTCTCTTGCGCAGTCAGAATATTCCGGCTCGCATGCCAGTTGGTTACGCTTATGCTGGTAATTTAAAACAATCGAAGGCGGTGGCCGACTCACTGCATAGTTGGGTGGAGGTTTATGTGCCTGGTATTGGCTGGATGAATTTGGACCCAACCTGGGGTGAAAAGTTTGATAACTTCGGCAAGAGTGATTTAGATCACTTTACATTTGCATTGTGGGGAGAACGGGATGATACGCCATCAGCAGTTATGGTGGGCCGGCAAGATATGAACTATCAGTACGAAAACACCACCATTAGCTATGCCGAAAGTTTTCCAGATGCTGATCGGACGGGCACCGCAGAGGTGAGCTCATACGTTATTTTTCCGGGCTTGTCGGTGTCGCATTATGCGGTGATGGCTCCTCAGAATGTGGCTGGTGATAATTATGTAGCACAAATAAAGCACGGTGGAGATACTAATAATGTTAATCTCGGCTCACTTGCTCCACGCCAGCAGTTTAACCAGAATATTGCGGTTTGGGGTGGAGAGTACGCTAAGACTGCGGAGTTATTGTTTGTGCAGAAATCCAATGGTGGCGATACGGTGCTGGCGGTGTCAACTGGCCCAGCTCAGTGGTGGCCATTTATTGTAATTTGCATTGTTATATCTGGAATAATTGGGCTAATTCTGATAAAATTACGCTTTAGAAAGCGCCCTGTAGATGATCTGGCGGATAAGCGTGAGTATATGGCAAAAATTATTGCCGAGAGTAAATCGCAAGACTATATGCCTCCACAGACTACAGTAGAAAACCCAGTTGATCATGACCAATCCAACCCGAAATAA